Part of the Prunus dulcis chromosome 8, ALMONDv2, whole genome shotgun sequence genome is shown below.
TTTACCCTAGTCAAGCATTTAGTGATGATAACCCTTTTGCATGTTCCATAATGTAAACAAACTTTTAAGCTTGtaatttcttcctccttccATGGTGATGGTGCACCTAATCGGTGCCCCATGGTTTCAGTTTCGGTTTGTCTTCAGTCTGTCCGCAAATTTCTcgtgtaaaaataaaataaaatatattttttggtggTATTGGTACAAAGAATTAAGAGCAATTACTCCTACACTCTTGGTCATGCGTTCGAATCCCCCATTCCCTAGTATCGcttgaatttaaataaataaataaataaagaaagtcTTGAGCATATGAGTTGAAGCACATCAACTTATGGTGGCTCTATCTCCCCAGAATCTCATGAGAACTTAGTAGAATGTCCAAATCATGCATCCATGGAAGTTGTAATATAAAGCTCAAGACCATAAAATAATGTTAAGTGGACTAATAATTCTTGCATCTTTGCAATATTCCCAATAGGCTCACTTGTAAGGTTAAGTGAACTAATATGCAAATAATTTGACTAAACCTTAGAAGCTTAATAATATTAGTAACCAAATGCTGAGGAATATATTACACAGTATCTTGtttactaaaaataaattaggttTAAAGCAACAccatatataaacaaataaaacccTGCCACATTAGTTAGTATACTAAATCTTGGGAAAAGGTCTGGTGGATGCACATTGCTGGCAGCGAATATCATATAACAAACACATTGTGATTTTGCATTTCCAACGGCAGACATGAAAAATACACTGGACATGTAGACAAACGAGAAAGCATACTAGACAACAGGAAAAGAGAAGTAAAAATTTGTACCCGAACGGAAATTTTTGTCTGCATTTTACAGAGTGATGCAAAAGATTCTACATTTCAAAGTTATAATACATAACAGACACAATCGTTTTGATACAAAGCGTGGCATAAGAACATTAGTACTTTTAGCACAGCTCATGGACAAagtactttctttttctatgtACTTCACAACAAGAATCTTCTATCTCAGGCCCATTACAGGCCACGGATTTACCCCAGATGCTGGAAGTGAAGGCCGTATTATAGGAACCCGCCTCACCACTGAAAATGCTTCATTGAGACGCACAGCGCGACTCATGAACTGAGACACCTTCTGCAAAATTTATTAAGTTAGATATGCCAGGTTCTACCTCAACATATACGTCAAAACAGAGAAGCAAAGTTCCCATTTGTAAAGCCACATAACTCATATAAAAAAGTACCAAGTAAATAAAATCCTACCATAAAAGCCAACATAGGTTCCACCATTTTCCCACCCCAACCTAATACGGCTAGAGCTAGATAGAGCTCATGCCCCAGcacaaattaatttgaaaaataagcaAAAGCAAACCATTTCATGAGACTTATTATCACAGTATCATGAATTTCTGCGCTCTTTTACTCCaatgtaaattgaacaagaacataaggaaaacaaattaacTCTTCCGGCTACAAGGACAAAACAGGAAATATCCACTAGTACTTTGCAAAGGCGTTATAAATCTCATGCAACATATAATCAACTACTCTGACTACCTTACTGATCACTGATAATGCTGAAAAAATATTCACTCAGTATAAATTCCAGGAACTCCAGGGAAATTTTTTACCAAATGAATATGCCCTTCCTTCTGAAAGGAAATAAACAAGATCTAAAAGACCTTATCTGTCCATTATGGTTTATTCTATTGCAACTATCTTCAGATCCATGGTTTCTTGAAATTATGGAACAGGAAAACAAATAACCATTAAAAGGTAACATGTGACCCTTCGCTAATTTGAAAGTATAGAATATAATTGATGAACTTCGTTGACAGTAAATAAAGAATCGgtttaaataatatttcaaaattgatATAGGTAAGTGTCTAGATATAGATTTCGTCCCTTCATAGACATGTACCGATCTCAGCTAATCGTAAATGAAGattccaaaacaaacaaaactgcAGATAAATGAGCATTCTCTCAAAAAGGAAGAGCATAAGAGTAGTGGATAGAAGTTCAAGCCAATGGGTTTAATTCAAGTGAGTTGATAGTGGCTTCCACAGAGGTCCTTGGAAAGTCATCTTGCAGGGTATGGTTCTTTCTCTTCTAATCTATGTTTTATTGTGGGGAAGGGAACAGGGAGTTCGTTTGTGGAGGACAAGAACTTCTCACCTTCTACTAATGCTTCCATTGCAAGTATCTGAATGCTTAAGTCTGTGTAACTTTCACTACTTGTTCAATACTATTGTAactttgactttttttttatagtaatAAATATCCTCTGTTTCTTatccccccaaaaaaaaaaaaaaaagaggaaatttcaagaaaggaaaaatgtAATACTTGTAACCAAACATAATAGCATAATCCCAAATAATTTTAACAATATTGCAGAATACTATAAATTAACAGAGGAAGgtgaaaaaaaccaaatctcTACATTCCTTTGCACTAGAAAATgtcaaacacaaacaaaacagTGTAAGAAAAAAGTACTCCCAAATGAttcttatgattttttatCTATAAGAGAAGTAATAAAGATGGGAAAGTGCAACTTTAGacatttcaaataaataagaaacaCAAATGAATGAACAAATGCAAAATTTTCTTCGGACCAAAAGATAACTTTAGCCATTTCAAATAAGTAACAAACTCGAACAAATGAACAAATGCAAAAGCTTTCTTCAcaccaaaagaaaactgaAGTACAAAAAAGCCATATAATATACACTAAATAGTCCTACGTTCACACCCTGAATGCAGTCATATTTTAGCTTTCCCATAACACGCAGTGAAGACTAATGATCAATTACTtcgataaaagaaaataataaaaattgcaGTAACTGACCTTATCATCCAGAGTAACCTTGAGCAGCAAGGTCTGGctctttctcttcatcttATACAATCGCCGCCCCAAGAAAACTAACCCCATCACTGCTGCGGCCACAGATAATGACCAAACAGGGCTTACCCTAAAAACACAATACTTCAAGACCTCAAATGGAACCTTCCACCACAAGATTGTCCTCTTCACCACCTCGGCACCCGATTTTGCCTCAGGTTTCACTTCAGGTGCGGCACTTAGACTCCCAACTGATTGTCCATCTTCTGGTTTCTTATCCATGTCATTTCCACCATCCAATCCACTAAAACCCATCTCACTTTCCTTCTCAACCCTTGTGTTTTCCCCAATTTCTTCAAAGCTCAGTTGGCCTTCCACATCCAACCCACTAAGTTTGCCCTCGTCAGACCCGAATTTTCCCAAATTCTCATCGGTATACTCCATTTCTACAATCCCTCCAAAACCAACTTGGCTTTTGTCATTACCCGCAAAACCCAATTCGTTTTTCACCTCAAGATAATTACTTTTACGGTCATCGGACCGATCACTGCCCGAATCGGACCAGAACCCACCCGGTTCTTTTGCCCCGTAGCGAGTCACGGGACCCGGGTCAATCCAGCTCGGGTTGTCGGACTCAACCGAACCCTCTTCGCTGACATCAGCCACATCCTTAGCATACCCATACTTGCCCTGATTATCCAAAGAGAAGTAATCAGGCCTGATCATACCCTCGGCGTCAACATCAATTCCTTCGAAGTTACTAGGGCTTTCAACCGAGTCATCTGAGTTGATCAGGGGAGGGTCGGAGTTGTGGAGCATCTCCCAGTCACCGATATCTCCCCCTTCCATGGTTGGGATTGATTGATGGGTTTCGGAATTGGAGGGTGAGAACTCAGCAGAAAACAGAGAACCTTTGTATTGGTTAAGACACGAAAATAAAGGAACCGTTTTTGTTGATGGCTCCTGTTTTGTAATGAAAGCCACCTGTATTTCCCAAAACCACTCTGTATTTGATAATCTCTGCAGAGTGTTATGGGTGACGAGGCCTCTACCCTAGCTCAAACTGGGCCACCTGTGGTGTTGAAGAATGGGGATAACATAAAAGATAAAGGTCGCATGAGGTCAAGCTTGTAATTTTACGTACTTGTTGGACTTTTGTCAAATGGGCTTGTGCCACGTCGTTAGTTAAAGTGAGATGAGTAGTGGTGGAATTTTGCTAGAACCAACCTAAGGGGTGAGAAAGATGGAAGGAAAAACAAGCATTGATGAGAATTTGAGATGTCCTTTTCTTGAGAGGGGAAGGGAGAATTTGAGGTTGGAAGAAAGGAAGGGGTAAGCAACAAGACAACCCAACACACAGAGTTTGAAATGAAGAGAATGCTGCCCGCAGATCAAGTTGGGGATGGGCTTTGCTAATCTCACGGCGCCTGTTGGAAAGTTTCTGAAACAGACCAGTCACAATTGGAGAAACTTGTGAATATGATTATTCTGTGGTAGTTAGTCACTCACAGTCTCGCAtcacataataaataaataaattgatacttttattattttactttaatttggGCGAGATTAATGGATCCGCCGACTTGTTTGATGGATGGGGTGAACCGTGTAAGCAGTTGGGATTTGGGTGGGAAAAAGGagtctttctttctctttttcatattttttgtcaaaCCCATCCATGACAATGCCATTGCTACCGACATCCACgttatatttatacatatgGTAGGCAGCGAGCTGTACATCAAAGTTAATGTGCAGTTATTGAACCAGTCGACTACTCTAGCAACAATCCAATATGTTGAGGGAGAAGAGCTTGCTTTTCTCAATTTGTGAGATTTTGAGTGGTAAATTCAACAGAGAAGTTGAGGGAGTTAACCGAAAAGACCAATAATACAACACATGTTTAATTTTGAAGAACCATTACTACAAttatccaaaataaaaatcactttATTGTAGACTCGTGGTTCCATGAATTTATACATAAGATAAGTGTGTACGTGCTTATTTCACTGCTCGCATTATCTTCTacacccaacccaacccaacctaTTGCTGTGGATTGACTTTGAGGAGGACTGCGCCTAACTTAATTGGGTGGTATTACTAGTATTAATGATGAGTGGACGAATCATTTCTTAAGACTAATTGAGTCGTTTAGCAGGGGACATGTAATTTAAGTGATTAAAAGCATTCACGTATGCATTCGAAAGTCCTATGTAGACGTAGAAACACATGATACAATGTAACATTTGTGATTGGTATTCAAATTTATAATCACCATAAACACGAAAGATTCATATAATTATACAGGCATAATATGTCATTGACAAGATTAGCACCCTTTTCTTACTCTTCTGGATATCTCCTCTTACGTGGAGTTACTGTCTATGGACTtatgccattttttttttattttttataatgatgATGGGTAACATCAATTGTGAACTAGAACAGGTAAGTCATTTTCTAATTCATATCTTTGTATGGTTTAATGCATTTCCTAATTGCTAGACTTAATTAGTATAGACACGtagctatactctttaaatattttaaaagtatagctgAGCAGGTATACACATCACATCAACATTTAAAGTTAAAATGAAGGCACTAGCCCAATTTTTATTCCCATCCCTATGTATCCATAGCTCTGCTCTCTAGTTAGACAGAGACGCATTCATGTATTAACTTAAAGCACCGATGGTGAGATAGTTGGGGTTGATTTTTGGTACTCATGAATCATGATGCATCATAGCCAAATGTGGCCATAGACAATCATGAGATGAGAATTATCATGTTGAAAGCATTTGGTCTAATAAGAGCCCACGGCATAGAATTTATCAGTATCCAGCCCCTTGTATTCCCTCATGCATGGTGGAGTAgtaaaaaaggagaagaaagaaagagagaataaTTCAAAGATAAAGATGgttttggtatatatatatcagtatgttctttatagaaaatataggtacattaaaatcaaaataaaccCAAGCCAAGTCCATTAAAACCCACCACCAATCGAGAAATGATATATCTCCCTTCCTTCAATCCAACAAAGTCATGGACAACCGTCATGTGACACCGAGCCATT
Proteins encoded:
- the LOC117636351 gene encoding uncharacterized protein LOC117636351 yields the protein MEGGDIGDWEMLHNSDPPLINSDDSVESPSNFEGIDVDAEGMIRPDYFSLDNQGKYGYAKDVADVSEEGSVESDNPSWIDPGPVTRYGAKEPGGFWSDSGSDRSDDRKSNYLEVKNELGFAGNDKSQVGFGGIVEMEYTDENLGKFGSDEGKLSGLDVEGQLSFEEIGENTRVEKESEMGFSGLDGGNDMDKKPEDGQSVGSLSAAPEVKPEAKSGAEVVKRTILWWKVPFEVLKYCVFRVSPVWSLSVAAAVMGLVFLGRRLYKMKRKSQTLLLKVTLDDKKVSQFMSRAVRLNEAFSVVRRVPIIRPSLPASGVNPWPVMGLR